A window of the Vibrio fluvialis genome harbors these coding sequences:
- a CDS encoding heavy metal translocating P-type ATPase: MSHFALPLSGLNCMGCARKLERQLNADFTVQIQDLSPTFIEFDVDAPLDSVLDSVESLGYEAGELLHFDLQGLSCGGCVSKLTKQLEQSDQIARLTVSKTALSLRTSLSAEAIIALVAEVGYQATLPDEGTTTNEVSEPETSPAGMTESITPVATVEAKAPAINDTQVSTHLLIKGMTCASCVSSVEKALSSVAGVSKAQVNLAEQSALVIADHEVSAELVNAVKQAGYQAEPVDDPAEQQQKQQAQLEQVQKEHKRSAILGLIIGVPLMAWGVFGGNMMIRATSDQLAWGAVGVLCLVLLATAGRSFFANAWQALTHGRATMDTLVALGTGAAWFYSMLVVLFPGWFPDAARHVYFEATAMIIGLISLGHYIEAKAKARTTQSLQALINLQPQHATQVTESGDRIIAVEQITLGMTLRVKPGEKSPVDGKVLQGESYVDESMLTGEPIPVHKAAGDSVSAGTINQDGSLLIEATGIGSQTMLARIIQMVRQAQSSKPAIAKMADQISAVFVPTVVAIAVIAAAVWFWVGPDPKASYMLVIATTVLIIACPCALGLATPLSVTVGVGKAAEMGILIRDANVLQTASQIDTVVFDKTGTLTEGKPVVQQVVTYGIDEAELLSLTVALEQHSEHPLAKAIIQHASELSIAPVAITQFENLRGKGLQAQYMDHSIQIGSLDHFTHLGVNLQGAETDMQRFAEQAWTPVAVARDGRLIGLIGIADPVKESAIKAVHALNESGIRTVMLTGDHLSVAEAIAKQLGIQQVIAQVLPDEKAQHIETLQSQGRRVAMIGDGINDAPALAQADIGIAMGSGSDVAIESAQMTLLNSSPLSVVSAIELSKATVKNMKQNLLGAFIYNTLGIPIAAGVLYPAFGFLLSPVVAGAAMALSSITVVSNANRLRLVKTRFHS, translated from the coding sequence ATGAGCCACTTTGCTTTACCTTTGTCCGGTTTAAATTGTATGGGCTGCGCGCGCAAACTGGAGCGCCAACTCAACGCCGACTTTACGGTTCAGATTCAAGACCTGTCCCCCACTTTTATCGAATTTGACGTAGATGCGCCACTCGATAGCGTGCTCGATAGTGTTGAATCATTGGGTTATGAAGCGGGTGAGTTACTGCACTTTGATTTGCAGGGGCTCAGCTGCGGCGGCTGTGTCAGCAAGCTGACCAAACAGCTCGAGCAGTCGGATCAGATTGCGCGTCTGACGGTCAGTAAGACGGCACTTTCTCTGCGTACATCATTAAGTGCCGAAGCCATCATCGCACTGGTGGCCGAAGTCGGTTATCAGGCGACGCTGCCTGACGAAGGCACAACAACGAACGAAGTCTCAGAACCAGAAACCTCGCCAGCGGGAATGACTGAGTCAATCACACCCGTTGCGACCGTTGAAGCCAAAGCACCAGCAATAAATGACACTCAAGTTAGTACACACTTACTGATCAAAGGCATGACCTGCGCCAGCTGTGTCTCTTCGGTCGAAAAAGCGCTCAGCTCAGTAGCGGGTGTGAGTAAAGCGCAGGTCAATCTGGCTGAGCAAAGTGCACTGGTCATCGCCGACCATGAAGTCAGCGCCGAGCTGGTCAACGCCGTCAAACAAGCGGGTTATCAGGCCGAACCGGTCGATGACCCAGCCGAGCAGCAACAAAAACAACAAGCGCAGCTCGAACAGGTACAAAAAGAGCACAAACGCAGCGCTATTCTCGGCCTGATCATTGGTGTGCCATTAATGGCCTGGGGCGTATTCGGTGGCAACATGATGATTCGAGCCACCAGCGATCAGCTCGCTTGGGGCGCTGTCGGGGTCTTGTGTCTGGTTCTGCTCGCCACCGCAGGACGCAGCTTCTTTGCCAACGCTTGGCAAGCACTCACTCACGGCCGCGCGACTATGGATACTCTGGTCGCCCTTGGTACAGGTGCCGCCTGGTTCTATTCGATGTTGGTGGTGCTGTTTCCCGGCTGGTTCCCGGATGCGGCTCGCCATGTCTATTTCGAAGCCACGGCGATGATCATCGGTTTGATCTCACTTGGTCACTACATTGAAGCCAAAGCCAAAGCGCGAACCACACAATCGCTGCAGGCGCTGATCAACCTGCAACCTCAACACGCCACACAAGTGACTGAAAGCGGAGACCGCATCATCGCGGTAGAACAAATCACGCTTGGTATGACGTTGCGAGTCAAGCCCGGAGAGAAATCGCCGGTCGATGGCAAAGTATTGCAAGGGGAATCTTACGTCGATGAATCCATGCTGACCGGTGAACCGATTCCGGTACACAAAGCAGCTGGCGATTCAGTGTCGGCGGGGACAATTAACCAAGACGGAAGCCTGCTGATTGAAGCGACTGGCATCGGCTCACAAACCATGTTGGCGCGCATTATTCAGATGGTGCGTCAGGCGCAGAGCAGCAAACCGGCGATTGCCAAAATGGCCGACCAAATCTCCGCGGTCTTCGTACCAACGGTGGTCGCAATTGCCGTCATTGCCGCAGCCGTGTGGTTCTGGGTTGGGCCAGATCCGAAAGCAAGTTATATGCTGGTCATTGCCACCACGGTACTGATTATCGCCTGCCCTTGTGCTCTGGGTTTGGCGACCCCACTTTCGGTCACCGTCGGGGTGGGTAAAGCCGCAGAAATGGGCATTCTGATCCGTGATGCCAACGTGTTGCAAACCGCCAGTCAGATTGACACTGTTGTGTTTGATAAAACCGGTACGCTGACCGAAGGCAAACCCGTCGTGCAGCAAGTGGTCACCTATGGCATTGACGAAGCGGAACTGCTGAGCCTGACCGTGGCGCTGGAACAACACTCAGAGCACCCACTGGCCAAAGCCATCATTCAGCACGCCAGCGAATTGTCGATTGCGCCTGTTGCGATTACCCAGTTCGAAAATCTGCGCGGCAAAGGCCTGCAAGCGCAATATATGGATCATTCAATTCAGATTGGTTCACTGGATCACTTCACGCACCTTGGCGTCAATCTGCAAGGAGCCGAAACCGACATGCAGCGTTTTGCCGAGCAAGCATGGACACCAGTTGCTGTTGCCCGCGATGGTCGCCTGATTGGTTTGATTGGTATTGCCGATCCCGTGAAAGAGAGCGCGATTAAAGCCGTGCACGCGCTGAATGAGTCGGGGATTCGCACTGTGATGCTGACTGGCGACCACCTGAGTGTGGCCGAGGCGATAGCCAAACAGTTGGGCATCCAACAGGTCATCGCACAAGTGCTACCGGATGAAAAAGCGCAGCATATCGAAACCTTACAGAGCCAGGGACGACGCGTGGCAATGATTGGTGATGGCATCAACGATGCGCCTGCACTGGCTCAGGCGGATATCGGTATCGCCATGGGCAGCGGCAGTGACGTTGCGATCGAAAGCGCGCAGATGACGCTGCTCAACTCCTCACCGCTGTCTGTGGTGAGTGCGATAGAGCTGTCCAAAGCCACCGTGAAAAACATGAAACAGAATCTGTTGGGTGCCTTTATCTACAACACGTTAGGCATTCCGATTGCTGCAGGCGTGCTCTACCCGGCGTTTGGATTTTTGCTCAGCCCGGTCGTTGCCGGTGCAGCAATGGCGCTGTCTTCCATTACGGTCGTCAGCAATGCCAACCGACTGCGTTTGGTGAAAACCCGTTTTCACTCCTAA
- the gltX gene encoding glutamate--tRNA ligase has translation MTVKTRFAPSPTGYLHVGGARTALYSWLYAKSQGGEFVLRIEDTDLERSTQAAVDAILEGMTWLGLDWDEGPYYQTKRFDRYNEVVEQLLAEDKAYKCYAPKDLLDEIRAEQEANKEMPRYDANHPKIKAVNEAAKEGDPCCIRFRNPKEGSVVFDDQIRGRIEIRNDQMDDLIIRRTDGSPTYNFCVVVDDVDMGITHVIRGEDHINNTPRQINIYKAMGATIPTFAHCAMILGDDGAKLSKRHGAVSVMQYRDEGYLPEALINYLVRLGWGHGDQEIFSREEMIELFSLNAISKSASAFNTDKLLWLNNHYIKTSEPEYVAKHLEWHFDHQGINQANGPALAEIVKLVGERCHTLVELAQQSRYFYEDFSEFDADAAKKHLRGVAKEPLALALSKIEALTEWNTEALHQVIADVCAELEIGMGKIGMPLRVAVTGGGQSPSVDAVMNLIGQERVVARIKMALAFIEEREANAQ, from the coding sequence ATGACGGTTAAAACTCGTTTTGCTCCTAGCCCGACTGGCTATCTTCACGTAGGTGGTGCTCGTACCGCACTTTACTCTTGGCTCTACGCGAAAAGCCAAGGCGGTGAATTTGTACTGCGTATTGAAGACACTGACCTAGAGCGTTCGACTCAGGCAGCAGTGGACGCCATCCTGGAAGGGATGACTTGGCTGGGTCTGGACTGGGATGAAGGTCCTTACTACCAAACAAAACGTTTTGATCGTTACAACGAAGTGGTTGAGCAACTGCTGGCTGAAGACAAAGCCTACAAATGTTACGCGCCAAAAGACCTGCTGGACGAAATCCGTGCTGAGCAGGAAGCGAACAAAGAGATGCCTCGCTACGATGCGAACCATCCGAAAATTAAAGCGGTCAACGAAGCGGCAAAAGAGGGTGATCCTTGCTGTATCCGTTTCCGCAACCCGAAAGAAGGCAGCGTGGTTTTTGATGACCAAATCCGTGGCCGTATCGAAATCCGTAACGACCAAATGGATGATTTGATCATTCGTCGTACCGACGGTTCACCAACTTACAACTTCTGTGTTGTGGTTGACGACGTGGATATGGGTATCACGCACGTCATCCGTGGTGAAGACCACATCAACAACACACCTCGCCAAATCAACATCTACAAAGCGATGGGTGCCACTATCCCGACATTTGCACACTGTGCAATGATTCTGGGCGATGACGGCGCGAAACTGTCTAAGCGTCACGGCGCTGTATCAGTTATGCAATACCGCGACGAAGGTTACCTGCCAGAAGCTCTGATCAACTACTTGGTACGTCTGGGTTGGGGTCACGGCGATCAGGAGATCTTCTCGCGTGAAGAGATGATTGAGTTGTTCAGCCTGAACGCGATTTCAAAATCTGCGTCGGCATTCAACACCGACAAACTGTTGTGGCTGAACAACCACTACATCAAGACTTCAGAGCCTGAATACGTCGCTAAACACCTGGAATGGCATTTTGACCATCAGGGCATCAACCAAGCGAACGGTCCTGCTCTGGCTGAAATCGTTAAGCTGGTGGGTGAGCGCTGCCATACGCTGGTTGAGCTGGCACAGCAGTCACGTTACTTCTACGAAGATTTCTCTGAGTTCGATGCGGATGCGGCGAAGAAACACCTGCGCGGCGTTGCAAAAGAGCCATTGGCTTTGGCACTAAGCAAAATCGAAGCGCTGACAGAGTGGAACACCGAAGCGCTGCACCAGGTGATTGCGGATGTGTGTGCTGAGCTGGAAATCGGTATGGGTAAAATCGGCATGCCGCTGCGTGTAGCAGTAACAGGTGGCGGTCAGTCTCCATCAGTTGATGCCGTGATGAACCTGATTGGTCAGGAGCGTGTTGTTGCTCGAATCAAGATGGCACTGGCATTTATTGAAGAGCGTGAAGCAAACGCTCAATAA
- a CDS encoding OmpA family protein — MKKLAAMVSASLLVASSAAMADVYLGGKVGKTWLDDACNNTDSCDLDGTTAGALLGYNFNDWLAVEGGYDYLGKFNGAGLNHDTIQAYTLAPKLSYALTEKWDLYGKVGAARVRYGDVYDNSYLGAAGVEYAATSNLGVRVEYQYLSDMNNDIVRAKAHTTTLGLVYRFGGNDNQPAPMMVEEQPVAQSEPVQEPMAAEPKMVTKTVEFQKLDSKSFAHNSAKLSEEGKEQLNDLVTFLNAHPQANVEITGHTDSSGSEAYNQKLSEKRAQAVSDALQEKGVDAARISAKGEGESSPIASNATAAGREQNRRVEIVIPAFEYQVEE; from the coding sequence ATGAAAAAGTTAGCAGCAATGGTTTCCGCATCTCTGCTTGTTGCCTCTTCGGCCGCGATGGCTGACGTCTATCTTGGCGGTAAAGTGGGTAAAACATGGTTAGATGATGCATGTAACAACACCGATTCATGCGATCTGGACGGGACAACCGCGGGCGCATTATTGGGCTATAACTTCAACGACTGGCTGGCTGTGGAAGGTGGGTACGATTACCTGGGTAAATTTAATGGTGCTGGTCTGAATCACGACACCATTCAAGCGTACACGCTGGCGCCGAAACTGAGCTACGCTCTGACGGAGAAATGGGACCTGTACGGTAAGGTCGGTGCAGCTCGCGTTCGTTATGGCGATGTTTACGACAATTCATATTTAGGTGCCGCAGGTGTCGAATACGCAGCGACCAGTAACCTGGGTGTTCGGGTTGAGTACCAATACCTGAGTGACATGAACAATGACATCGTACGTGCGAAAGCACACACGACAACACTGGGGCTGGTATACCGCTTTGGTGGCAACGATAACCAACCCGCGCCAATGATGGTTGAGGAGCAACCCGTTGCGCAATCAGAGCCAGTGCAAGAGCCTATGGCGGCCGAGCCTAAAATGGTGACCAAAACGGTTGAGTTCCAAAAACTGGACAGCAAGAGCTTTGCTCACAACAGCGCTAAGTTGAGTGAGGAAGGCAAAGAGCAGTTGAACGATCTGGTCACCTTCCTGAACGCTCATCCGCAGGCGAACGTTGAAATCACAGGCCACACCGATTCATCGGGCTCAGAAGCTTACAACCAGAAACTGTCAGAGAAGCGTGCTCAGGCCGTGTCTGACGCGCTGCAAGAAAAAGGCGTTGATGCTGCACGTATCTCGGCCAAAGGCGAAGGGGAAAGCAGTCCGATTGCGTCAAACGCTACCGCCGCAGGTCGTGAACAAAACCGCCGCGTGGAAATTGTCATTCCTGCGTTTGAATACCAAGTCGAAGAGTAA
- a CDS encoding phosphatase PAP2 family protein, with product MYGNRINNLVAFLLLENSVVPLKSSPFLKKVLLSLVIGNMAHVSSAVASEQLEKTGDILQVAVPAVAGVISIGYGDFNGLGQLVEGAIWTSAATHLLKFTINEERPNGGDHSFPSGHTSSAAQGAAYLQFRYGWQYGLPAYIATGVVGYSRVESEYHYWRDVIAGAALATGIQYAITGMRMSVTNFVVVPTFSDDGVGLYASLNF from the coding sequence GTGTACGGAAACCGAATTAATAATTTGGTCGCTTTCTTGCTCCTTGAAAATAGTGTTGTTCCGCTTAAATCTTCGCCTTTTTTAAAAAAAGTACTTCTATCACTGGTCATTGGAAATATGGCTCACGTGTCTTCTGCTGTCGCTTCCGAGCAGTTGGAAAAAACCGGCGATATTCTGCAAGTTGCGGTTCCTGCTGTCGCTGGTGTTATCTCGATAGGTTATGGTGATTTTAACGGGTTGGGGCAATTGGTTGAAGGCGCAATCTGGACCTCTGCGGCAACGCATTTACTTAAGTTTACCATCAATGAAGAAAGACCTAATGGTGGTGACCATAGTTTCCCGTCCGGCCATACATCCAGCGCAGCGCAAGGGGCGGCTTACCTGCAATTTCGTTACGGTTGGCAATATGGACTCCCTGCGTATATCGCGACTGGGGTGGTGGGATATTCGCGGGTAGAAAGTGAATACCATTATTGGAGAGATGTCATCGCTGGTGCGGCTCTGGCTACCGGAATTCAATATGCCATTACTGGCATGAGAATGTCAGTGACCAATTTTGTCGTCGTACCGACGTTTAGCGACGATGGCGTCGGCCTCTATGCATCATTAAATTTTTAG